The sequence AAATCAGATCCAAGGATCGGGATCGAAAAGGCCACTAAGGCCAGCAACCCAAATATTCAGTTGCTTGATCTCCTTTAAGCCTTTGAGGCTAGCCACTAAGGCTAGTTAACCACGGCCACTAAGGCTAGTTAACCACGGCCACAAAAGCACAAGATCAACAACAGAGGTTTACCAACTTAGGGCCACAAAGGCTTTAGATATTTAGGGATTTtagaaggaagaagaagaagacagGGAAAGTCAGATTTTCGTCTGAAAGGCTAGAAGCTAGAGAACCAGTATTTAAAGGGGCCAACCATTTAATGGTCGGAGTCAGAAAACGAGGGAGAATGCGGTGGGAGGAAACCCAAAAGATTGAGAATGGGGAGAAAAGACTCGAGAGAGAGAATCGAGGGAATGTTTAGGGTTTGACAGAGAAAGGGAAGGGGCGGATAGATATAAGGTCAAACTAGGTAGATGGCTTGGGCTGATGGGCTGGGCCAGATAGATAGACATCGTTAATTGGGCCAAGCATTAGGGACCAACCATCCAGAATGGATGAACTAGACTTCAATGAATTTGGGTCATTAATTTTTCACAGTTTATCGTACTAAAAATGAACAAAGAGCAAATGAACTTCTTATCTAAACACTTGGGAGAGggaattaatctttttttttccttttgatttctttttttgttttttaaagtCATTTATCATTTCACAAGGGTAAAATACTATCCACCCTATTAAATCAATCATCTCAGAAATCTTACATGTCATAAAGTCTATCCAAGCATCATCACTTCCTCGTGATCTTATGTGTATTGTATCACATAATATTTgcctttatataattagattaaatatagttaCCGTGTAATAGATTTAAATTCGATAACACCGtatcaaaattagaatttccGTCTATTTATTACAGTCTTGCCATGCACAGTATTCACAATTCTAGTAGCAGCCGGTGGACGTGTTTTGTGCTTCTAGAAATAAATACCTTTGACAAAAGTAATAAAAGAACAACTACCACTGCTGGacttctcctctctctctctctcacacagaCACACAGTTCTTCATTTAATAATGATGATTAACAAAATGGGATTTGAATTCCATTTGCAGAATAGTTCAAAGACAGAATTCAATGCTAAAATCCAAAACTTGGTTGATCCCTTGTCGCCTCCTATTACGACTCCTCActgctttcttttctttccgaGTTTCTTGCAACCTTCTCCTTCTTTTTCCTgttgcaagaaaaaaaatgcctTTGACCTTTCAAATTCCTGTCTCTTTTCTTACATATATTTCTCAGATGGTGATAAATGCGTCGGTTTCCAATCACATCGAACTAAATACACGCCGCCCTGTGGAAAACTCtgctgcttttctttttcaaacgATTGCTTTCTTTATTGTACAAATTCATAGATGTAAGTTCTAGTTCACCAGCTTAATCAACGCTATAGTTTGTAGCTTTAGCCATATATAACTTTATTCTTCTACTTCATTGTTCATCAAGATTATTCTTTTGTGCTTCTCGTCTTTTATTTTGGAGAATATTATAGAAAGGAAGGGAAGTGATTGTTCTTGGATTTATGAATCTTTTTTAAGGTTATTATTGAGGTGGGAACGGTGTTATTCCATTTGGGTTGTGATTTCGGCTGGAATTGTCGTCCGGCGTGGTATTGCATTTGTGgtttttggtgatttttgGTTAAAGCATTTGGCTCTTGTATAAATTTGTTCAGCTGTGGCgattttgggtttttttatatgaacttTGTGCTTTTTGTTTGTGAACTGTTGAATTGTGTTTGATCTTGAGATCATGACTTCACAACAGCGGCCTTTGTTGATTCCGTCGCCTCGCACCCCAGGTCAAGAAGAGCTTCCTTATACTCCTGTTCCTGGTGATAGTTTGATACCCATTTCCTCTTACCCCAAACCTACTTCTGGAATGGATTCAAATTcccaaattgaaattaatgagAACTCTTATCAAGTTCCTGGTTTTGTGAGGAATTCCTCATCACATCGAAGTATTTCCTCAATTCAGTCTAAGACCTCTAGTGGCCACTCTGTGAGGGAGGTGAACCTTAGTGAGATGAGCATGAGAACCGTGAGATATGGATCTAGCGGTACTGATTTTGGGGGGGTTAGCACCTCCTATAAAGAGATTAATGATGAAGATGCTAGGTTAGTGTATATAAATGATCCTGGGAGAACAAATGAGAAGTTTGAATTCACTGGGAACTCGATCAGGACTTCGAAGTATTCTGTCTTGACCTTTTTGCCCCGGAATTTGTTTGAACAGTTCCATAGAATTGCCTACATTTACTTTCTTGTGATTGCCATTCTCAATCAGCTTCCCCAGCTGGCTGTTTTCGGCCGGGAAGCTTCAATTTTGCCGTTAGCTTTTGTGCTGTTTGTTACAGCCGTTAAGGATGCCTATGAGGACTATAGGCGGCATCGGTCTGACAAGATTGAGAATAACCGGTTAGCATGGGTTTTGCAAGATGATAAGTTTCAGcagaaaaaatggaagaatATACGTGTTGGAGAGATCATTAAGGTTTATGGAAATGAAACCCTTCCCTGTGACATGGTTTTGCTCTCGACAAGTGACACTACTGGAGTCGCCTATGTACAGACTACCAATTTGGATGGGGAATCAAATTTGAAGACGCGATATGCAAAGCAAGAGACCCAAACGAAAAATCCAGAGAAGGAGAGGATTACAGGGCTGATCAAGTGCGAAAAACCCAATAGGAACATTTATGGTTTCCAGGCAAACATGGATCTTGATGGAAAGCGTATTTCCCTCGGACCTTCTAATGTAATCCTACGTGGTTGTGAACTGAAGAACACTGATTGGGCAATTGGTGTTGCAGTTTATGCAGGCAGAGAGACCAAAGCAATGCTCAACAACTCTGGAGCTCCATCCAAGAGAAGCCGTCTTGAGTCCCGTATGAACAGGGAAATaattttcctttcaattttCCTTGTTACACTGTGTACGATCGTCTGCATATGTCATGGTGTTTGGTTGAGGCGCCACAAGGATGAGTTGGATCTCATGCAATTTTACAGGAAAAAGGACTACTCAGAGCCTGAAGTAGAAAACTACGAATATTATGGTTGGGGCATGGAGATATTCTTTGTGTTCCTCATGTCTGTCATTGTCTTCCAAGTTATGATTCCCATTTCACTGTACATATCCATGGAGCTTGTTCGTGTTGGTCAGGCTTATTTTATGATCCGAGATGACCGGATGCTTGATAAATCCTCCAACTCTAGATTCCAGTGTAGGGCATTGAATATAAATGAAGATTTGGGACAgataaaatatgttttctcCGACAAAACTGGTACGCTAACCGAGAACAAGATGGAATTTCAGTGTGCGAGCATTGGGGGAATAGACTATAGCAACGGGAAGGACATTACTGACAATGGGCAAGCAGACAACCTGGTTCAAGGTATTATTATGACTCAGATTCTTGTCTTTCTCGCATTCTTTGTGTATTTCTGCGTATTTCTCTTGCTGTAGTTCTTTTTATTCAATGATAAGATTGGTATCATTAGCATACGATATTCTGACCATATTGTTTGTGTTTGTCTTATTTGGTGCCAGCTGATGGGATGGTTTTGAGGCCAAAGATGAAGGTCAAAGTTGATTTGGAGCTTTTCAATTTGTCGAAAAGGAAACACACAGATGAAGGCAGacatattcataatttttttgtggcATTGGCTGCTTGCAACACAATTGTACCTTTAACTATTGATACATCCGATCCTTCTGTTAAACTGATAGAGTATCAAGGAGAGTCTCCTGATGAACAGGCATTGGTCTATGCGGCTGCCGCTTATGGTTTTATGCTTATAGAACGAACATCTGGCCACATAGTTATTGAAATTCAAGGGGAAAGGCAAAGGTAATTGAAAGTTGCTTTCTTCATTCATCTTGAACacattattttgcttttcctcCCATATTATTGCCATCAGTAATCCacttaatttttctgtaatacAATCTGCGACTGCAACCAGATGCTGTCAGTCATAATTTTGGGAGCTCAATTGCCTTTCCACatggaaaattacatattgatttagaattttggataaacagTTCTTTCTGTGAAAATGGTTCCTCAACATTATGTTATGAAAACCCaataaaaatgacaaaagagaTATCACTAGAATGATCTTTTCATGTCATTGGTGAAATAGTTGATGACAGATGTTCTAGTTGTTATGATAAAACAGACAGAAAGTAGCCtagtttttccttctcttatttgaaaatttgatctCTTTGCAGAGATCTTCATTCAGTAGTTCCAtcatatttctattttctttttatctttgttGTATGATGTATGATTTTACTTTTccgtttcttttccttttcttttgctctTAAAGACATTTTCTGTATTGATATTAATGTTCTTGTGATACATATTGATGGCAGCACAGGTTCAATGTCTTGGGCCTGCACGAGTTCGATAGTGATCGGAAGCGGATGTCTGTTATCTTAGGATGCCCAGATAAGACAGTAAAGGTGTTTGTAAAAGGTGCTGATACGTCCATGTTCAGTGTGATAGACAAATCTTCAAATGCGAACATAGTAAAGGCGACAGAAGCTCATCTCCATTCTTACTCCTCAAAGGGTTTGCGAACACTTGTTATTGGAACTCGAGAACTGAGTGCATCTGAATTCGAACAATGGCAGTCATCTTACGAGTCCGCCAGCACAGCCTTGATGGGAAGAGCAGCTTTGCTTCGAAAAGTTGCCAACAATGTAGAAAACCATCTTAACATATTAGGTGCATCTGGGATTGAGGACAAGTTGCAGGAAGGTGTGCCAGAAGCAATTGAGTCTTTAAGAATGGCTGGTATCAAAGTCTGGGTTTTAACTGGAGACAAGCAAGAAACAGCGATTTCAATCGGCTACTCTTCTAAGCTCTTGACGAGTAGGATGACCCAGATAGTGATAAACAAGAATTCTAAGGAATCATGTAGAAAGAGCTTGGAAGATGCTTTGCTACTGTGTAAGAAGCTTACAACTGTTTCACATGCCACTCATGGAGGTCCCACGGCTGAAGTTAGTCGACTTGCTTTAATCATTGATGGAACAAGCCTTGTTTATATTCTCGATACCGAACTCGAGGAACAGGTAATTGTTTCATATTCTCATTTCTGTCCTTTTTCCCACCTCATAGAAGATATGATATGTGTACAAAGAATACTGAATTAGTCTATATTAATCTTTCTGCAGCTTTTTGAATTAGCAAGCAAATGTGCTGTGGTATTGTGTTGTCGTGTGGCTCCATTACAAAAAGCTGGAATAGTTGCGCTGATAAAGAATAGAACCGAAGACATGACACTTGCCATTGGTGACGGTGCGCAACattctattttgttttagtaaaAGAGCTAGAAATCTGAAAACAAAGAACAACAAGCAATTAAGATAGTGTGTTGTTGGGTTGAGCTatcaaatgatatttttggttttcctGTATGGCTTTTCAGGAGCAAATGATGTTTCAATGATTCAAAAGGCTGATGTTGGTATTGGAATCAGTGGACAAGAGGGTCGGCAGGCTGTCATGGCATCAGATTTCGCAATGGGTCAGTTCAGATTTCTCGTCCCATTATTGTTGGTACATGGACACTGGAATTATCAACGGATGAGCTACATGATATTATACAACTTCTACAGAAATGCTGTTCTTGTTCTGGTCTTGTTCTGGTGAGTATACTTCCAATGTTTAATCACACGTTctgttttattgtttaaagACTGACAAATGTAGTTTCATAGGCATTTAACCACTGCAATTTCTGGGTCCAAATATTTCTACAAATCATAGTAAGAATGGACGGTCCTTGGTTCTGATGACCCTTAACCAAAACAACATCAAAGCTATGCTGCTATATTATTCTTCATTTTGTGATAAGATGGAAAAATTAAGTTCAGGATTCTCCCTCTTCTGACATGAATTTAATAAGACATGTGGAGTAGGGGAGTGGAGAATCAGAGCATTTAGAGAGCGAAAAACTGGTCAAATTAATAGATTGTTCAATTattatggaattaaatatatgaatgataATAGAATGGTGTACTGAAACTATTATATCTTAGCTGTAAAGATAAACATGTTTGCTGGAAAATCAGCCTGTTGACTCACAAAACACGCTTATCTTCAGGTATGTGCTCTTCACGAGTTTTACATTGACGACTGCGATCACTGACTGGAGCAGTGTTTTGTATTCAGTAATATACACATCTTTGCCCACAATAGTTGTTGGAATTCTTGATAAGGATTTAAGTAGAACTACACTGCTGAAGTATCCTCAACTTTACGGTGCTGGACAAAGACAAGAAAGCTACAACTCGAAATTATTCTGGGTAACAATATTGGATACATTGTGGCAAAGTATAGCTGCCTTTTTTGTGCCTCTCCTTGCTTATTGGGAAAGCGAAGTTGACGGCTCAAGCATAGGAGATCTTTGGACTGTTGCAGTGGTAATAATGGTTAATATTCATTTAGCCATGGACGTATTCAGATGGTATTGGATAACTCATGCGGCAATCTGGGGATCTATAATTGCAACTTTCATTTGTGTCATGATAATTGATGCTATCCCCGTCCTGCCTGGTTACTGGTAAGCTATTTTGCTTCATTCCCTTATATTGTTGTTCTCAATTGGTGTCTTTTACGTTTTCGTTTTCCTGAGTTTGGCACCTGAATAGCATTTATGTTTCTATCCTAAGTATTGATCACTTTAATGGGATATTTAGAGTTCCATTGTAGCAACATTTATATCGAATAAAAACAGGAAAAGAGGTGCGAGTAGACACTAGATTTCCGACTCCGTTGTTTTCTAGAAAGTATGCGGCGAAAGTTGtgtttttctctattttcgtCTTAAACTCTGGAGCCAGTTATATTGAGTTACCTTGCAGTCGTCTACTTTGAGATTCTTTTGCTATGTACATTCAGAGATGTTCCTACATTCCTACTCTTCTCTCAATGTCTAAAAGTTCTTTTGGTAATAGACGATATACTGAGCATTCGGCTGAGCTTATTTAGAAGATATTATAAGCTCATACATctttttataagatgttagatcttattttagaaataaattcttgaagtgctcagataaaataagatgatgGAGTTTATTAAAATGAGAGCAATTTGTTAAAATCTTAACAATAATTTGGGGAACTCCATACTTTATGTGAAAGAACTTATAAGCTTTGATGTCTTATTTTTGAATCTTGTATGCTCTTTTATTGTTTACGGAACACCCTCGTTAGATGTTGTTAAGAATTTATATCCAAAAACCTTGCAGGGCCTTCTTCGAAATTGCTGGTACAAAACTGTTCTGGGTATGCTTGCTCAGCATCACTGTGGGTGCACTTCTTCCCCATTTTGTTGTAAAAGTCATTGTACAGTATTCTTCTCCCAGCGATCTTCAGATTGCAAGAGAGGCAGAGAAATTTCGGAGTCCAAGAGAGTTACGACACACACAAATAGAGATGAACCCCATTTTTTATGATCGTCGACGGACATGACTGTGTATGTCCCTCTCCATTACTCAAgcttattttctaaaatttgtgCGATTCTTTAGGCTGCTGCGTCTGTCTTTTCTCAGTGGtgtttatatttgtttcaCACAAGAATAGAAATAGTAGTATTTGTGTAGCATTCTTTGCACATATAAAGGCTGTAATTGTACATTATGATGTTTGAATACAGAGGCAATacatgtaaaaaattacacacaatGAAGAGAATATATAGAAGTTTCATTTTGAATGCTTATAGTTTATGTTGCCACTTTGTTTCAAGTATAAAGTTGTAGTCCCTCCGAGAATCTAGTGAAACATGGCATCTGCTTGGATGTGCTGATTTTGTATTTACTGTATTTGAGGATGTAATTCTGCATTAATAGTTctatattgaagaaaattaatgtttgcTTTTATATCGATATgtattgtaataattacattctccttcatgagatttgatgtaatacATGCAGACTTTTTaaggtttgaaaaattgcatgtagTAATTTTGAGGTTTGTTGAGAATATATGAATATTGGAGAGGTTTTGAAGCGTGATTTCATTGTCCTTAAAGTGAAATTTGCCCCCACTATATGATTGCTGTTGAATTAAGCAAACTCACTTTTAAGATACGACAAAACCAATCAAGGCTTGCGGAATAGCAATTTCGGAGGCCTTCTTTCAAAAACAATTcgaaagataaaaatatcaagtgAAGAACTGATGAATGTGAAGTGTATTATACTAGCACTTGAtttcatctatatatttaaatgccttttcaaaaaaaaaatgtcattcaATTTGCATTTCCTCAATCCAAAAAAGTTACAacctttaaataaaaagaccTTTTTTGATTAGATGCATCTGGAAAAACAACTTTTAAAGTTGCAGCTTTaagtttgttttatatttttagaagtcatcttatttaagtaaaaatgCTGTTTATTAAGTATtgaaaacttaattaattattccatGTGGGACATGGAAGTTATATGGACAAGCTATCCAACAAGTCCCCACTTAGCTTGGAcatatcatttttcatttcatccaGATTTATGCATACAAGGAagtttctttcaatttaaacTTTCAATTAGTGTaagtatttcaaaatttagactaAATTAATGGTAGCATAAGCTTTAAACCAAAATTTCTCAAGTGTAACTGGAAATATTACacacataatttttactttttttttttggaaataaagTACAGTActaattacaacaaactcaACAAACAAGGAAgtaggagtactactcctttaCATTTTTGCATGACCTCAACTATTTTGTATCTTCACTTTCTTCTTGTTGATTCGATTTGTTTTTATCCTTGGGCCACACGAGGTACTCCTCTGTTTCATCACACGGATTTTCACCTCTGTATTCTTAACCAAGTAATTCGGTATCCCGTCTACGAGGAATTGATTTCTGAGCAGTCTGTTCGGGAAAGCCAGCTCTTGTAACAACTGCTCCGCCGAGTTTGTATCGGTAGGGTTGCGATTGGTCGAGCAAGTCGGGTCGCAGATCTTCAATGGTATGGCATTACTAACCAAACTCTCCCCCTCATCTGGATTCTATTGGAGAAGCATGGAAGCATTTCCCACTTGTATCCAATTTCCTTCAgccatattattttttgaattctccTCACCCATTTTTTCATCCTCACATGTGGTGTTAGCGACATCAACAGAAACGATGTTTTCATCCACATTAGCCATAAAATCAGTTTTGTGTTCAGTATGGTACCTGGGGTCCTTTGCAGGCTGAAGCTGTTCTTGCTGGTCCATCATCTTTGAGCTCTCACCAGTTTCCTTTGCTACTGCTTTGCCCCGCCCGACCTCTTCAGCAACCttctttcctttcattttctcaACGACAGCACGGTTGCTAGGCTTTCGGGGTGGTGGTTTGAGAGCATCGCCTTTCGAATAGCATTCTAAACCTTGATGCCCAACGTGTTTGCACAAAGAGCAGTAGTGCGGGATTTGCTTATATTCAATACGCTGCACAATAGTCTCACCACAAATCTGAATTTTAAACTCTTCAAGGCGTGGCTTGAGAAGGTCCAACTCAATACATGCCCGTGCCTTGGCGAGCTTGGATTGATTGAGCGTGGCGTCGTCAATCTGCAAAGGAGTTCCAATCATGCTCGCCACCGTGAATAGAACTTCCTTGCGGAACAGATGTGTTGGCAGCTTCGGGAAACTAACCCAAACCGGTACAATCGATGACTCCTGAGACGGCGTGAAAGTAGGAGTCCACTCGAAGATGCGCATTGGGTACCCcgtgaatttgtttttttttttttattacaaaaacaagTTTAAGCACATGCATGGTCTTGCGCTCCATCCTAGAGTCATGAATACTTATAAAAGTTATCAGAACTTTTTATTAGAAGCGGTACTAGTCCTTGTGTTCACTTAGGTTAAGCCCTTTCATACCTAAAAGTATCAATACTTCATTACCTCCTTATTCACAACtcatagatacatatatatcttgaGTTAACTTTAACCACTTATCAGTAGTTTGTTGTTACCCTTTAAACCTTTCGAATAATGATAATGCTAATTGGAAAGGTTGGGTTCTTATTACTGGTGATTTATAATAAAGGTTTTAAACCCATTGCAAAACCAGTGTTCTTTGCCAACTCTCTTGACATGCCTTTGTCAATGGATCCCGCTAAATTCCTTTGTGATCTCacaaatattatggtaattacGCCTTCTGATATTAAATCTCTTATATAACTATGCCTTAGGTTTATGTGTCTATTTAAGGGTTCTAGACATAGCCGCCTCACTATCACACAACAAAGAGATGGTTGGCATTGATTGTGACCAcaaaatatctaataataagTTCCTTAGTCATTCAACCTCCTTGCTTGTTGCTGCTAATCTAACAAATTCGGCTTCCACTGTCGAATATGTtgaacaagtttgtttcttgaaAGCCCATATAACTGCTCCTCCAGCAAGAGTAAAGATCCACCCAGATGTGGACTTATTATTTCTAATACTACTTATCCAACTAGCATCCAAATAACCCTCTAGTACTGTTGGAAATCTATTACAGAAGAGTCCCAAAGTTAGAGTTCCTTTGAGCTATCCAAAGACTCTTCGAATGCTTTTCCAATGTTCAATACTAGGATTATTTGTAAACTTAGATAATCTGCAAAGAGCAAAGATAATGCCTGGTCTAGTACAATACATAGCATACATTAGACTTCCAATTACACTGATATATTCGAATTGTGCAACTGTTCTACTTGTATTTCCCACGAGTTGACAAGAAACAACATAAGGGTACTGACTGctttaatattcaaatatttaaacttatttaatatcttttttgcATAATGGGACTGGCTTAAAGCAGAATCCTCACTATgtgttttcacttttataccCAAAATAGTATCTGCTTCACCTAAGTTcttcattttaaattgaaaacaagGATACTCTTTCGTTTCATTTACACTATGCATATTAGTCCCAATGATTAACATATCATCGACATACAAACAATTAATAACACCTTAATcatcattaaattttgaataaatgcaTTTGTCAGCTGTATTATGCctaatttcaaaagataatattacaGTATCAAACTTTTCGTGCCGCTGTTTTGGTGCTTGTTTTAATCCATACAAGGATTTTAGTAATTTGCAAACTTTAGTTTCATTTTCATGAAGAATGAACACTTCGGGTTGTTCCATACGTACTTTTGATTCCCCAATTAGAAATGCCGTCTTTACATCCATTTGATGAACactcaatttataaatttaagctAGAGCTAAAAGTACTCTAATGGATGCTATTTGAACTACTGGTGCACAAGTGTCAAAGTAATCCACagctttcttttgtttaaagCCTTTAGCCACTAATCTTACTTTCAATGTTTGAGTAGATCTATCAGTGTTGtactttcttttaaataccCATTTACATCTTATGGCTTTTGAACCAAgaggtaaatattatttgataataatgaGTCCATTTCATCATTGACTGCCTCCTTTCAGAAAGCAACATCTCTTGAAGTCACTGCTTCAGTGAACGTCTTAGGATCACCTTCTACGATTAGTAGAATCGATATCTTATTAAGTACAATGTTTCTATCACCTTCAACAATGAAGTACAAGAAATTAGGATCtaatttctttgcttttcttggttttttgCTCCTTTTAAGTTCTGTAGGAGCATCAATTAGTGCCCTTTTAACTTTAGTCTTAGGATCCATCATTGGTGCTTGAATAGGTTgaacaacaacaaaatctccagtgaatttatttttcaaaaattctacATCTCTTGATTCtataattacatttgaatCCAAGTCCAAAAGTCTATccctatgtttggttttgtgtctCCACACCTTTACTAGGTGTggagtaattaattttggttttttattttttatttttttcttctctctttcttatttttggatttcttttctctctctcttctttcttttctgtcACTGTCTCTGcagctttttctctttcttttttttcttctttcttctctcttctttcttctctctctcctttttctaattgtttttttttaaattatttgtattatacgtattaaatattatttaatgaataatatatgtgaaatgtaattaataattaatactaaaaaataattattaacatataaaattattgatattaaagatatttactatcaatgctacttgattaaaatatttaaaatttttctaaattgaggacaatat comes from Sesamum indicum cultivar Zhongzhi No. 13 linkage group LG10, S_indicum_v1.0, whole genome shotgun sequence and encodes:
- the LOC105172290 gene encoding phospholipid-transporting ATPase 1 — encoded protein: MTSQQRPLLIPSPRTPGQEELPYTPVPGDSLIPISSYPKPTSGMDSNSQIEINENSYQVPGFVRNSSSHRSISSIQSKTSSGHSVREVNLSEMSMRTVRYGSSGTDFGGVSTSYKEINDEDARLVYINDPGRTNEKFEFTGNSIRTSKYSVLTFLPRNLFEQFHRIAYIYFLVIAILNQLPQLAVFGREASILPLAFVLFVTAVKDAYEDYRRHRSDKIENNRLAWVLQDDKFQQKKWKNIRVGEIIKVYGNETLPCDMVLLSTSDTTGVAYVQTTNLDGESNLKTRYAKQETQTKNPEKERITGLIKCEKPNRNIYGFQANMDLDGKRISLGPSNVILRGCELKNTDWAIGVAVYAGRETKAMLNNSGAPSKRSRLESRMNREIIFLSIFLVTLCTIVCICHGVWLRRHKDELDLMQFYRKKDYSEPEVENYEYYGWGMEIFFVFLMSVIVFQVMIPISLYISMELVRVGQAYFMIRDDRMLDKSSNSRFQCRALNINEDLGQIKYVFSDKTGTLTENKMEFQCASIGGIDYSNGKDITDNGQADNLVQADGMVLRPKMKVKVDLELFNLSKRKHTDEGRHIHNFFVALAACNTIVPLTIDTSDPSVKLIEYQGESPDEQALVYAAAAYGFMLIERTSGHIVIEIQGERQRFNVLGLHEFDSDRKRMSVILGCPDKTVKVFVKGADTSMFSVIDKSSNANIVKATEAHLHSYSSKGLRTLVIGTRELSASEFEQWQSSYESASTALMGRAALLRKVANNVENHLNILGASGIEDKLQEGVPEAIESLRMAGIKVWVLTGDKQETAISIGYSSKLLTSRMTQIVINKNSKESCRKSLEDALLLCKKLTTVSHATHGGPTAEVSRLALIIDGTSLVYILDTELEEQLFELASKCAVVLCCRVAPLQKAGIVALIKNRTEDMTLAIGDGANDVSMIQKADVGIGISGQEGRQAVMASDFAMGQFRFLVPLLLVHGHWNYQRMSYMILYNFYRNAVLVLVLFWYVLFTSFTLTTAITDWSSVLYSVIYTSLPTIVVGILDKDLSRTTLLKYPQLYGAGQRQESYNSKLFWVTILDTLWQSIAAFFVPLLAYWESEVDGSSIGDLWTVAVVIMVNIHLAMDVFRWYWITHAAIWGSIIATFICVMIIDAIPVLPGYWAFFEIAGTKLFWVCLLSITVGALLPHFVVKVIVQYSSPSDLQIAREAEKFRSPRELRHTQIEMNPIFYDRRRT